The proteins below come from a single Oerskovia jenensis genomic window:
- a CDS encoding DUF3151 domain-containing protein, with product MSHAPTHRNLLDGPPPVRLPAEPDVDAAIARGDDHFALAGAHPASSLPWALLAEATLREGDERSTVTAYAFARTGYHRGLDALRRAGWRGQGPIPADHAPNQGFLRALLALSRAASLIGETAEAERCSQFLVDSGTSADEVAALAG from the coding sequence ATGTCTCACGCACCCACGCACCGCAACCTCCTCGACGGGCCGCCCCCCGTCCGTCTGCCGGCCGAGCCGGACGTCGACGCGGCGATCGCCCGGGGGGACGACCACTTCGCCCTCGCGGGCGCCCACCCTGCTTCCTCGCTCCCCTGGGCGCTCCTGGCGGAGGCGACGCTGCGGGAGGGCGACGAGCGCTCGACCGTCACCGCCTACGCGTTCGCCCGCACGGGCTACCACCGGGGGCTCGACGCGCTGCGTCGTGCGGGGTGGCGCGGCCAGGGCCCGATCCCGGCCGACCACGCACCGAACCAGGGCTTCCTGCGTGCGCTCCTCGCGCTCTCGCGCGCGGCGTCGCTCATCGGGGAGACCGCCGAGGCCGAGCGTTGCTCCCAGTTCCTGGTGGACTCGGGAACCTCGGCCGACGAGGTCGCGGCTCTCGCGGGCTGA
- a CDS encoding STAS domain-containing protein, producing the protein MIEISTSPATTTLVIAGDLDLAERDQFPEIAARVVGLRRQLLVIDMCRVTFMDSTGAAFLISLADSGRKRGGATVLRGCDDRDLFVLEVCGALDLFRIDADHRCDPPVSASA; encoded by the coding sequence ATGATCGAGATCTCCACGTCCCCCGCGACGACCACGCTCGTCATCGCAGGAGACCTCGATCTCGCGGAACGAGACCAGTTCCCGGAGATCGCGGCCCGCGTGGTCGGGCTGCGCCGCCAGCTCCTCGTGATCGACATGTGCCGGGTGACCTTCATGGACTCGACCGGCGCGGCCTTCCTCATCTCGCTCGCCGACTCCGGCCGCAAGCGCGGCGGGGCGACCGTGCTGCGCGGCTGCGACGACCGGGACCTGTTCGTCCTCGAGGTGTGCGGTGCGCTCGACCTGTTCCGCATCGACGCGGACCACCGGTGCGACCCGCCCGTGAGCGCCAGCGCCTGA